A section of the Euwallacea fornicatus isolate EFF26 chromosome 12, ASM4011564v1, whole genome shotgun sequence genome encodes:
- the sno gene encoding protein strawberry notch isoform X3, with translation MSKKAMDEEELSGSDFDDDEDPDKIEVPGGGKDLATAAAIAENRDTKLKQEKDMKPDIKIPVGSLGMNSKMMGGMPGMNIHPNTMYDMMRQPVGPPFGGPANSAGMGDLAAMASMLSSLTGGPMANMFGFGHQGGPGGSGAASASAAALNAARFLQQMEMAAYGMGGGPYANPILQNLSSMLYNSNPMAQWGGPLSNKALQQMWMNQMDNKPMMPQHQEEEEVDDEELGVAETYADYMPSKLKLGKKHPDPVVETASLSSVAPVDVWYNVSLPEDTIKTGALSALQLESITYASQAHEHILPDGSRAGFLIGDGAGVGKGRTIAGIIFENYLKGRKRAIWVSVSNDLKYDAERDLRDIGAGKIEVHPLNKFKYAKISSAVNNNVKRGVIFSTYSALIGESNSAGGKYKSRLKQLLQWCGQDFDGLIVFDECHRAKNLCPVGSSKPTKTGLTVLELQNKLPKARVVYASATGASEPRNMAYMVRLGLWGEGTPFKEFADFISAVEKRGVGAMEIVAMDMKLRGMYIARQLSFHGVSFKIEEVPLSKDFEKVYDASVKLWVEAMQKFHEAAELVDAENRMRKTMWGQFWSAHQRFFKYLCIAAKVQHAVAVAREAIKMGKCVVIGLQSTGEARTLEQLERDDGELTDFVSTAKGVFQTLVEKHFPAPDRNRIQKLLGIGGGVDMMPKKAVNGSSEEGSSAQKRKPMRQAAQRAVKRNKWSTSDTDNSEKSDSDFQMSDNESEISEGHSDSNQSSDFNPFNSDSDSDNDPWSRNKKKGKKQKKSPKKRQSTQDKLSMLITQKTSKAKANGGSEIKSSAPPMDAIERACSMKEELLHSIERLGEKLPPNTLDQLIDELGGPENVAEMTGRKGRVVQTEDGGIQYESRSEIDVPLETLNLTEKQRFMDGEKDVAIISEAASSGISLQSDRRVKNQRRRVHITLELPWSADRAIQQFGRTHRSNQVNAPEYIFLISDLAGERRFASIVAKRLESLGALTHGDRRATETRDLSQFNIDNKYGRAALEATMKAIMGYDAPLVPPPKDYKGEFFKDVAGALVGVGLIVNSENMPGVLSLDKDYNNMSKFLNRILGMPVELQNRLFKYFTDTLAAIVTQAKRTGRFDLGILDLGTGGEVVKRVRIVTFLRKHATGTAPTELHTVHVERGMSWPEALDKFSDLSGENEGFWLSHQVRNGKHTSILAVAVDGGNASATKKKSESKKDQMFSVYRPNTGLQFRQESLAELEKKYKKVDSADAEKAWTDQYDSSVNTCSHAYWRGNCRNATAGHECEVGLRRRTYHVVSGSVLSVWSRVEGVLAARGGVQNKMQVIRLRTEEDLKVVGTVIPKNCVEALIEALSSDAEKVEEKTF, from the exons atg TCCAAAAAAGCCATGGACGAAGAAGAGCTGTCAGGAAGTGATTTTGACGATGACGAAGACCCTGATAAGATAGAGGTTCCAG GTGGTGGCAAAGATTTAGCTACGGCCGCAGCAATAGCAGAGAACCGTGACACTAAACTGAAGCAAGAAAAAGACATGAAACCAGACATCAAAATACCAGTGGGGTCCTTGGGTATGAATAGCAAAATGATGGGCGGCATGCCAGGCATGAATATACACCCCAATACTATGTATGACATGATGCGACAACCAG TGGGCCCTCCATTTGGTGGTCCAGCCAATTCGGCCGGTATGGGCGACCTGGCCGCGATGGCTTCGATGCTGAGCAGTTTGACGGGAGGCCCTATGGCCAATATGTTTGGTTTCGGCCATCAGGGAGGCCCTGGGGGGTCAGGGGCGGCTTCCGCCTCCGCGGCCGCCTTAAACGCAGCACGGTTTTTGCAGCAGA TGGAAATGGCCGCATATGGAATGGGAGGAGGACCATATGCTAACCCGATTTTACAGAATCTCTCCTCAATGTTGTATAATTCAAACCCAATGGCACAATGGGGAGGTCCTTTAAGTAATAAG gcGCTCCAGCAAATGTGGATGAATCAAATGGACAATAAACCCATGATGCCACAACATCAAGAGGAAGAAGAAGTTGACGACGAAGAGCTTGGAGTTGCGGAAACTTATGCGGATTACATGCCATCGAAGCTTAAGCTTGGCAA GAAACATCCAGATCCTGTAGTAGAAACTGCGTCGTTGTCGTCGGTGGCACCAGTAGATGTTTGGTACAACGTATCTCTGCCTGAGGATACAATAAAAACTGGAGCCTTATCAGCTTTGCAACTAGAAAGCATTACCTATGCTTCTCAAGCACATGAGCATATACTTCCCGATGGAAGTAGGGCTGGTTTTTTAATAG GAGATGGAGCTGGTGTTGGAAAAGGCCGAACAATCGCGGGAATTATATTTGAGAATTACTTAAAAGGACGAAAACGAGCCATTTGGGTTTCCGTTTCCAATGACCTTAAATATGACGCGGAGAGGGATCTACGCGACATAGGAGCTGGAAAAATTGAGGTCCATCcccttaataaatttaag tatgCTAAGATTTCCTCAGCTGTAAATAACAACGTCAAGAGAGGAGTAATATTTAGCACGTATTCCGCATTGATCGGTGAAAGTAACTCCGCAGGTGGAAAATACAAATCCAGATTAAAACAGTTGCTTCAGTGGTGCGGTCAGGATTTTGACGGCCTTATAGTATTCGACGAATGTCACAGAGCCAAAAATTTGTGTCCCGTTGGATCATCGAAACCAACTAAAACGG GTCTCACTGTGTTGGAACTTCAAAATAAACTTCCGAAGGCACGCGTCGTGTACGCATCTGCCACCGGTGCGTCAGAACCCCGAAATATGGCCTATATGGTACGCTTGGGGCTATGGGGTGAGGGGACaccatttaaagaatttgCAGACTTTATTTCGGCTGTGGAAAAACGTGGAGTGGGAGCAATGGAAATAGTGGCAATGGACATGAAGTTAAGAG GAATGTATATAGCTAGACAATTAAGTTTTCACGGAGTATCGTTCAAAATTGAAGAGGTGCCACTTTcaaaagattttgaaaaggtATACGACGCCAGCGTTAAACTATGGGTCGAGGCAATGCAAAAGTTTCATGAGGCGGCGGAATTGGTAGATGCGGAAAACCGCATGAGGAAGACTATGTGGGGGCAGTTCTGGTCCGCTCATCAAAG ATTCTTTAAATATCTTTGTATAGCGGCCAAAGTTCAGCACGCAGTAGCAGTAGCCCGTGAGGCAATTAAAATGGGAAAATGTGTTGTGATAGGTCTTCAAAGTACTGGCGAAGCAAGAACTTTAGAACAATTGGAGAGAGATGATGGAGAACTGACCGATTTTGTATCGACAGCTAAAG GAGTGTTTCAAACTTTAGTAGAGAAACACTTTCCTGCCCCTGACCGAAATAGGATACAAAAGTTATTGGGCATCGGTGGAGGGGTCGATATGATGCCCAAAAAGGCGGTCAACGGGAGTTCGGAAGAAGGAAGTTCCGCACAAAAGAGGAAACCCATGAGACAAGCCGCGCAAAGAGCGgtgaaaagaaataaatggtCAACGTCGGATACGGATAACAGTGAAAAGAGCGATTCAGACTTTCAAATGTCAGATAACGAGAGTGAAATTTCCGAGGGTCATAGTGATAGTAATCAGTCTAGTGATTTCAATCCGTTTAATTCTGATAG TGACTCAGACAACGATCCTTGGAGcagaaacaagaaaaaaggtaaaaaacaaaagaaatctCCAAAAAAGCGGCAGTCAACGCAAGATAAACTTTCTATGCTCATAACGCAGAAAACAAGTAAAG CCAAGGCAAACGGAGGTTCTGAGATCAAATCATCAGCACCGCCTATGGATGCGATCGAACGAGCTTGCAGCATGAAAGAAGAATTATTGCATTCGATCGAGAGATTAGGCGAAAAACTCCCTCCCAACACTTTAGATCAGTTGATTGACGAATTGGGTGGCCCAGAAAATGTTGCAGAAATGACag gTAGAAAAGGTAGAGTGGTGCAAACTGAAGATGGTGGCATTCAATACGAAAGCCGATCGGAAATCGATGTTCCCTTGGAAACGTTAAATTTGACTGAAAAACAAAGATTTATGGATGGAGAAAAGGACGTTGCCATTATTTCCGAAGCGGCATCTAGTGGAATCTCCTTGCAGAG tgATCGGAGGGTCAAAAACCAAAGAAGGCGGGTACATATAACACTTGAACTGCCCTGGTCAGCAGATAGAGCCATTCAGCAGTTCGGTAGAACTCACCGAAGTAACCAAGTTAACGCACCTGAGTACATTTTCCTCATTTCTGATTTGGCCGGCGAGAGAAGGTTTGCATCTATAGTCGCCAAAAG ATTGGAAAGCTTGGGCGCCTTAACGCACGGTGATAGACGAGCGACGGAAACACGAGATCTGAGTCAGTTTAATATTGACAACAAATACGGTCGAGCAGCCTTGGAGGCAACCATGAAAGCCATCATGGGATACGATGCGCCGCTCGTCCCGCCTCCTAAAGATTATAAAGGCGAGTTCTTTAAGGATGTCGCTGGTGCCTTG GTTGGCGTTGGTCTCATAGTAAATAGTGAAAATATGCCAGGAGTCTTGTCCCTTGACAAAGACTACAACAATATGTCAAAGTTCCTTAATCGTATACTTGGTATGCCAGTAGAACTACAAAATAGGTTGTTTAA GTATTTCACGGATACTCTAGCAGCAATCGTGACCCAAGCTAAGAGGACCGGTCGGTTCGATTTAGGAATCTTAGATTTAGGCACAGGTGGTGAGGTGGTAAAACGTGTGCGCATCGTTACATTCCTTCGAAAGCACGCCACTGGTACCGCCCCTACTGAACTGCACACGGTACACGTGGAACGGGGTATGTCTTGGCCCGAAGCTCTGGATAAGTTTTCTGACCTTTCCGGAGAAAACGAGGGCTTTTGGTTGTCTCATCAG gtacGAAATGGCAAGCATACGTCTATATTAGCAGTAGCTGTCGACGGTGGCAACGCCAGCGCGACAAAGAAGAAGTCGGAAAGCAAAAAAGACCAAATGTTTTCCGTCTACAGGCCAAATACTGGTCTTCAGTTTAGGCAAGAAAGCCTGGCGGAActtgagaaaaaatataaaaag GTTGACTCAGCTGATGCTGAAAAGGCATGGACCGACCAGTACGATTCGTCCGTTAATACGTGTTCGCATGCCTATTGGCGTGGCAATTGTCGAAACGCAACCGCAGGTCATGAATGTGAAGTCG gTCTTCGAAGGCGCACATATCACGTCGTGAGTGGGAGCGTGTTATCTGTATGGAGTAGAGTTGAAGGTGTCCTAGCGGCAAGAGGGGGTGTTCAAAACAAAATGCAAGTGATTAGGTTAAGGACGGAAGAAGATTTAAAAGTTGTGG GCACCGTAATTCCCAAAAACTGCGTCGAAGCCCTCATCGAGGCTTTGTCGTCAGACGCTGAAAAAGTGGaagaaaagacattttaa